In the genome of Pontibacillus halophilus JSM 076056 = DSM 19796, one region contains:
- a CDS encoding polysaccharide deacetylase family protein, giving the protein MKRWLQTLGLFAMLLVLAACAEDTQNAQSEPVEEEEKAEETEEQKDSSQESREEEAQTKEEEESTESDKESEEPQQKESLEPMYELTNVWSLKPVGDAEEKAVLLTIDDAPDNYGLEMAKTLKELNAPAIFFVNGHFINSDEEKAALKEIYDMGFEIGNHTYTHAKLDTISQEQQKSEILELNQVIEEVVGEKPKFFRAPHGVNTDYSKSLAAEENMLLMNWSYGYDWNAEYQSEEAIADIMVNTNLLGNGSNLLMHDREWTAKALDDIVKGLRDKGYTLIDPDTIKTPASE; this is encoded by the coding sequence ATGAAACGATGGCTTCAGACCCTCGGGTTATTTGCGATGCTACTAGTATTGGCAGCTTGTGCAGAAGACACACAAAATGCGCAGTCGGAACCAGTAGAGGAAGAGGAGAAAGCAGAAGAGACGGAAGAACAAAAAGATTCAAGCCAGGAGAGTAGGGAGGAAGAGGCTCAAACTAAAGAGGAAGAAGAATCAACGGAAAGTGACAAAGAAAGTGAAGAACCACAACAAAAGGAATCTTTAGAGCCTATGTACGAATTAACAAATGTATGGAGCTTAAAGCCAGTTGGGGATGCAGAAGAGAAAGCCGTGCTCTTAACCATTGATGATGCGCCAGATAATTACGGTTTAGAAATGGCAAAGACACTGAAAGAGTTAAACGCTCCAGCTATCTTCTTTGTTAACGGTCATTTCATCAACAGTGACGAAGAGAAGGCAGCTTTGAAAGAAATTTACGATATGGGATTTGAAATCGGCAACCATACATACACGCACGCAAAGCTTGATACAATTTCACAAGAACAACAAAAGAGTGAAATCCTTGAGCTGAATCAGGTCATTGAAGAAGTGGTTGGGGAGAAGCCGAAGTTCTTTAGAGCTCCTCACGGCGTAAATACGGACTATTCCAAATCGCTTGCAGCAGAAGAAAATATGCTTCTAATGAACTGGTCGTATGGGTATGACTGGAATGCAGAGTATCAGAGCGAAGAAGCGATTGCGGACATTATGGTCAACACGAACTTACTAGGCAATGGTTCCAATCTACTTATGCACGACCGTGAATGGACAGCGAAAGCCTTAGATGACATTGTGAAGGGCTTACGTGATAAAGGCTATACGTTAATTGATCCTGACACAATTAAAACACCAGCATCAGAATAA